Proteins co-encoded in one Aerococcaceae bacterium DSM 111021 genomic window:
- a CDS encoding pullulanase, with the protein MGIKVQNKLIWQEKDEQFAYSGPLGPVLHKDGTAILRLWSPSADSVQVLLYDKDDQDKLIAEVEMERQDKGLWDITLSEDNINEVTHFENYCYHYQINRGEESVLALDPYAKSLATWNSHDPASYIAKAAIVAPDRYGVELDFAQIEGYKNREDAVIYEVHVRDFTSDLSIKDELHHRFGTFEAMTEKLDYIQSLGVTHVQLLPVLSYYHANEYATGERFLEYKSSWTNYNWGYDPMHYFALTGMYSINPENPSSRIGEFKELVNEIHKRGMGVTLDVVYNHTAELHILEDLEPEYYHFMNKDGSSRTNFGGGRLGSTHYMTRRLIIDSMKYLVEEFKIDGFRFDMMGDLDAETVQMAYDETAKINPDILMIGEGWITYVGDEKANDVQAADQHWMKDTESVGSFSDEIRNELKSGFQSEGMPRFITGGRRKVEKIFDNIKGQPHNFVADQPGDVVQYIEAHDNLTLHDVIAQSIKKDPKDHTDEIHKRIRLGNLIVFTSQGIAFIHAGQEYGRTKQFKHPKFKTMVEEWNDIPDNSTYFTDKNGEPIDYPYFIHDSYDATDVINKFEWEKVRGINGYSIENATMEHMKGLIRLRQSTDAFRLADKELIDQNVELLNVPEIREKDVAIAYKVSGTKGDEYIVVLNGNKRGRTFTLPESVDVGHVIADKTRVNTEPLNNPEGIEFLSSNQIKLAGLSSVIFKK; encoded by the coding sequence ATGGGTATTAAAGTACAAAATAAATTAATATGGCAAGAAAAAGATGAACAATTTGCATATAGTGGACCACTTGGACCAGTTTTACATAAAGATGGAACAGCAATATTAAGACTATGGTCGCCGAGTGCTGACTCAGTTCAAGTGCTCTTATATGATAAAGATGATCAAGATAAACTAATAGCTGAAGTTGAGATGGAGCGTCAAGATAAAGGACTATGGGATATTACTCTGTCAGAAGATAATATCAATGAAGTAACTCACTTTGAAAATTATTGTTATCATTATCAAATTAACCGCGGTGAGGAATCTGTACTAGCTTTAGATCCATATGCTAAATCATTAGCTACTTGGAATAGTCATGATCCAGCTTCTTATATTGCCAAAGCAGCGATAGTAGCTCCAGACAGATATGGGGTGGAATTAGATTTTGCTCAAATAGAAGGCTATAAAAATAGAGAAGATGCTGTTATTTATGAAGTGCATGTTCGAGATTTTACGTCAGATTTATCAATCAAAGATGAATTACATCACCGGTTCGGTACGTTTGAAGCAATGACTGAGAAGCTGGACTATATTCAATCACTTGGTGTAACGCATGTGCAATTATTACCAGTATTAAGCTATTATCATGCGAATGAATATGCAACCGGAGAGCGATTCTTAGAATATAAATCTTCATGGACCAACTATAACTGGGGTTATGATCCCATGCATTACTTTGCATTAACAGGTATGTATTCAATTAACCCAGAGAATCCGTCATCGCGTATTGGTGAGTTTAAAGAATTAGTGAATGAAATTCATAAAAGAGGTATGGGAGTGACACTTGATGTGGTTTATAACCATACAGCAGAACTTCATATCCTTGAAGATTTGGAACCTGAGTATTATCATTTCATGAACAAAGATGGTTCTTCAAGAACAAACTTCGGGGGAGGACGTTTAGGAAGCACACATTATATGACACGACGATTAATTATCGATTCAATGAAATACCTAGTTGAAGAGTTCAAGATTGACGGCTTTAGATTCGATATGATGGGGGATTTAGATGCTGAAACTGTGCAAATGGCATACGATGAGACAGCGAAAATTAATCCTGATATCTTGATGATTGGTGAAGGTTGGATTACTTATGTTGGTGACGAGAAGGCCAACGACGTCCAAGCGGCCGATCAACATTGGATGAAAGATACTGAATCAGTTGGTTCGTTCTCAGATGAGATAAGAAATGAACTGAAGTCAGGATTCCAAAGTGAAGGGATGCCTCGTTTTATTACAGGTGGAAGACGTAAGGTTGAGAAGATTTTTGACAATATAAAAGGACAACCACATAATTTTGTAGCTGATCAACCAGGTGATGTCGTTCAGTATATTGAAGCACATGATAATTTAACTTTACATGATGTTATTGCACAATCGATTAAGAAAGATCCAAAAGACCATACTGATGAAATTCATAAACGGATTCGTTTGGGTAACTTGATCGTTTTTACATCACAAGGTATAGCTTTTATTCATGCTGGGCAAGAGTATGGAAGAACTAAACAATTTAAACACCCTAAGTTCAAAACCATGGTTGAAGAGTGGAATGATATACCTGATAACTCAACGTATTTTACGGATAAGAATGGAGAACCAATTGACTATCCATATTTTATCCATGATTCTTATGATGCGACAGATGTAATAAATAAGTTTGAATGGGAAAAAGTAAGAGGAATTAATGGGTACTCAATTGAGAATGCAACGATGGAGCATATGAAAGGACTTATTAGATTACGTCAGTCAACAGATGCTTTTAGATTAGCTGATAAAGAATTGATTGATCAAAATGTTGAATTATTAAACGTACCGGAGATTCGTGAGAAAGATGTAGCGATTGCCTACAAAGTCTCTGGAACAAAAGGTGACGAGTATATTGTTGTCTTGAATGGTAATAAGAGAGGACGTACATTCACACTTCCAGAATCAGTAGACGTTGGGCACGTTATCGCGGATAAAACGCGTGTAAATACAGAACCACTTAACAATCCAGAAGGTATCGAATTCCTTAGTTCAAATCAAATAAAACTAGCTGGCTTAAGTTCAGTGATATTCAAAAAATAA
- a CDS encoding hydroxyacid dehydrogenase, producing the protein MKISLLEPLRVPKEYIEELAKPLKELGHEFVYYENKTTDPNELYERSKDSEVIIIANNPYPKEVIDKLTTTKFIDVAFTGVDHVDNTSAKEKGIKIANASGYATQAVAELSIGLVLSVYRAINQGDKDIRQGEDFPGLIQGQEIHGKTVGIVGTGTIGIHTAKLFKAFGAKVIGYNRSEKQEAIDAGIEYVSLDKLLEESDIISVHLPMTDDTKHTIGKNEIEKMKDSAIIINVARGPIIDNDALAEALNAGTIAGAGIDVFDMEPPIPNAYPLLHAKNAVLTPHVGFLTDEAMVLRAQIAFDNVLAYINGEDKNIVSN; encoded by the coding sequence ATGAAAATAAGCTTATTAGAACCATTACGTGTACCAAAAGAATATATTGAAGAATTAGCTAAGCCGTTAAAAGAGTTAGGTCATGAGTTTGTCTACTACGAGAATAAAACAACAGATCCAAATGAGTTGTATGAACGAAGTAAAGATTCAGAAGTTATCATTATTGCAAACAATCCATATCCTAAAGAAGTCATTGATAAATTAACGACAACTAAATTTATCGACGTGGCTTTCACTGGAGTAGACCATGTAGATAATACGAGTGCAAAAGAAAAAGGAATCAAGATCGCGAATGCATCTGGATATGCTACTCAAGCAGTTGCTGAGTTATCGATTGGTTTAGTATTAAGTGTTTACCGTGCAATTAATCAAGGAGATAAAGATATTCGCCAAGGAGAAGATTTCCCAGGACTTATTCAAGGACAAGAAATTCATGGTAAAACAGTGGGAATTGTAGGAACAGGAACAATCGGTATTCACACTGCAAAGTTATTTAAAGCGTTTGGTGCGAAAGTAATCGGATATAACCGTTCTGAGAAACAAGAGGCTATTGATGCCGGTATAGAGTATGTCTCACTTGATAAACTTCTTGAAGAAAGTGATATTATCTCAGTTCATCTTCCAATGACAGACGATACTAAGCATACAATTGGAAAAAATGAAATAGAAAAAATGAAAGATTCTGCGATTATTATTAACGTTGCAAGAGGTCCGATTATTGATAATGATGCTTTAGCAGAAGCATTAAATGCTGGAACGATTGCCGGAGCTGGGATTGATGTCTTTGACATGGAGCCACCTATTCCAAATGCATATCCATTACTTCACGCAAAAAATGCAGTTTTAACGCCACATGTAGGCTTTTTAACTGATGAAGCAATGGTGCTTCGTGCTCAAATTGCATTTGATAATGTATTGGCATATATTAATGGTGAAGATAAAAACATCGTATCTAACTAA
- a CDS encoding GyrI-like domain-containing protein → MPFDFKKEEKQFYRPKAKPDVINIPSMNFLTIEGHGDPNEVDGLYQKSIKKLYSLAYTIRMSYRNGYIIDHFFLFVVPPLEGYWWQEGVHGVDASRKEDFQWIMTLRMPDFVTQSVFEWAKTEAFTKKKIDCSSVKLETMTEGLTVQMMHVGSYDAEPRSVAIMHDYVEKEGYVLDFSETRRHHEIYLSDPRKAQPEKLKTILRHPIKEL, encoded by the coding sequence ATGCCTTTTGATTTTAAAAAAGAAGAAAAGCAGTTTTATAGACCAAAAGCGAAGCCTGATGTTATCAACATTCCATCAATGAACTTTCTGACGATAGAAGGACATGGTGATCCAAATGAGGTTGATGGGTTATACCAAAAATCAATCAAAAAACTATATAGTCTGGCTTATACGATTCGAATGAGTTATCGAAATGGTTATATCATTGATCATTTCTTCCTTTTTGTTGTACCACCTCTTGAAGGATACTGGTGGCAAGAAGGAGTTCATGGTGTGGATGCCTCTAGAAAAGAAGATTTCCAGTGGATTATGACACTAAGAATGCCTGATTTTGTTACGCAAAGCGTTTTTGAGTGGGCTAAGACTGAGGCTTTCACAAAGAAAAAGATTGATTGTTCTTCTGTAAAGCTAGAAACGATGACTGAAGGACTGACTGTTCAAATGATGCATGTTGGGTCCTATGATGCTGAGCCACGTTCAGTTGCTATCATGCATGATTATGTAGAAAAAGAAGGTTATGTCTTAGATTTTAGTGAAACGAGACGTCATCACGAGATTTACTTATCTGACCCACGTAAAGCACAGCCTGAGAAGTTAAAAACCATTTTACGTCATCCTATTAAAGAACTTTAA
- a CDS encoding glycosyltransferase family 2 protein produces the protein MPTFEEDLVSIITPLYNAERFISETIESVIKQTYTNWEMILVNDCSQDTSVEIVKNFAKTDKRIKLVNLVENSGAAVARNTGIENAKGKYIAFIDSDDCWSETKLAEQLTFMQTNQYGFTYTDLALINENGEVLKDQVNVPASFTYTQLLKNTAIACSTVIIDRKLVGDFRMPLVRKGQDTATWLMLMRERQVSAYGVQEVHNYYRQVQGSISSDRIGALKRTWNTYYNLEKLPLPKAIYYFTCYVFNAIARRL, from the coding sequence GTGCCAACTTTTGAAGAGGATTTAGTATCGATAATAACACCTTTATACAATGCAGAACGCTTTATAAGTGAAACGATAGAAAGTGTAATCAAGCAAACTTACACCAACTGGGAAATGATTTTGGTTAATGATTGCAGTCAAGATACTTCTGTTGAAATTGTTAAAAACTTTGCTAAAACCGATAAAAGAATAAAATTAGTAAATTTAGTTGAGAACAGTGGGGCAGCAGTTGCTCGTAACACTGGGATTGAGAATGCGAAAGGGAAGTATATCGCTTTTATTGATAGTGATGATTGTTGGTCAGAAACGAAATTAGCTGAACAACTTACTTTTATGCAAACAAATCAATATGGCTTTACATATACTGACCTTGCTTTAATTAATGAGAATGGAGAGGTGTTAAAGGATCAAGTAAATGTTCCAGCATCATTTACCTATACTCAACTACTTAAAAACACTGCCATTGCTTGCTCAACAGTAATAATTGACCGAAAATTAGTTGGAGATTTTCGGATGCCACTTGTTCGAAAAGGGCAAGATACAGCTACATGGCTAATGTTGATGCGCGAGCGACAAGTAAGTGCTTATGGCGTTCAAGAAGTACATAATTATTATCGACAAGTTCAGGGGTCAATCTCAAGTGATCGTATTGGCGCCTTAAAACGCACTTGGAATACATATTACAATTTAGAAAAACTCCCTCTACCAAAAGCAATATATTACTTTACATGCTACGTGTTTAATGCGATTGCACGTAGATTATAG